In Thauera aromatica K172, one DNA window encodes the following:
- a CDS encoding electron transfer flavoprotein subunit beta/FixA family protein, translating to MKILIPVKRVVDYNVKVRVKADGSGVDIANVKMSMNPFDEIAVEEAVRLKEAGVASEVVAVTCGIGACQETLRAAMAIGADRGILVETDVELQPLAVAKLLKAVCDKEAPNLVICGKQAIDDDANQTGQMLAALAGWPQATFASKLVLEGGRAQVTREIDGGLETLSVSLPAVVSTDLRLNEPRYATLPNIMKAKKKPLDTVKPADLGVDVVPRLTTLKVSEPPKRSAGERVADVAQLVDKLKNVAKVI from the coding sequence ATGAAGATCCTGATCCCTGTCAAACGCGTGGTCGACTACAACGTCAAGGTGCGCGTGAAGGCCGACGGCAGCGGCGTGGACATCGCCAACGTCAAGATGAGCATGAACCCGTTCGACGAGATCGCGGTGGAAGAGGCGGTGCGGCTGAAGGAAGCCGGCGTGGCGAGCGAAGTGGTGGCGGTCACCTGCGGTATCGGCGCGTGCCAGGAGACCCTGCGCGCGGCGATGGCGATCGGTGCCGACCGCGGCATCCTGGTGGAAACGGACGTCGAGCTGCAGCCGCTGGCGGTGGCCAAGCTGCTGAAGGCGGTGTGCGACAAGGAAGCGCCGAACCTGGTGATCTGCGGCAAGCAGGCGATCGACGACGACGCCAACCAGACCGGGCAGATGCTGGCGGCGCTGGCGGGCTGGCCGCAGGCGACCTTCGCCTCGAAGCTGGTGCTCGAAGGCGGCCGTGCGCAGGTGACGCGCGAGATCGACGGCGGGCTGGAAACCCTGTCGGTGAGCCTGCCGGCGGTGGTCAGCACCGACCTGCGCCTCAATGAGCCGCGCTACGCCACTCTCCCCAACATCATGAAGGCGAAGAAAAAGCCGCTCGACACGGTCAAGCCGGCCGATCTCGGCGTCGATGTGGTGCCGCGCCTCACCACGCTGAAAGTATCCGAGCCGCCCAAGCGCAGCGCGGGCGAGCGCGTCGCCGACGTCGCGCAGCTGGTCGACAAACTGAAGAACGTAGCGAAGGTGATCTGA